A genomic stretch from Phycisphaerae bacterium includes:
- a CDS encoding endonuclease/exonuclease/phosphatase family protein: MQENRALLIATFFLLTWVSACRPTTSPAPVSDAPQPIPLKIMAFNVHRFESGLESISNLTRQQDADIICLQEAHYVDFAQAKEDPVGLLAQRLKGLSQVSRATLGIPEDQACDEAILCRWPILGAKAHTLDKGGWVFAVEAVLDIDGRTVRVFSVHLHATWKIFDPKHVKESSETRRKQVEALLALVRESRDDVIIAGDFNATPDSQDYALLTSVLSDLAIGDHRNAPTIPATLPLLRIDYIMGKGEFVSKSYRVLNCTLSDHRPVFAEVDLHLN; this comes from the coding sequence ATGCAAGAAAACCGGGCCCTATTGATTGCAACTTTCTTTTTACTCACCTGGGTTTCCGCGTGCCGGCCAACGACGTCCCCAGCGCCCGTTTCCGATGCTCCGCAACCGATTCCCTTAAAGATCATGGCTTTCAATGTCCATCGATTTGAATCCGGGCTCGAGTCCATTAGCAACCTGACTCGACAGCAGGACGCTGATATTATTTGCCTCCAAGAGGCTCATTACGTGGATTTCGCGCAAGCCAAGGAAGACCCCGTAGGACTATTGGCCCAACGCTTAAAAGGGCTTTCGCAGGTTTCACGGGCAACTTTGGGAATCCCGGAAGATCAAGCGTGTGATGAGGCAATATTGTGTCGCTGGCCGATTTTAGGTGCCAAGGCCCACACGCTGGACAAGGGGGGTTGGGTGTTCGCCGTGGAGGCTGTGCTCGACATAGATGGGAGAACGGTTCGCGTCTTCAGCGTCCATTTGCACGCAACTTGGAAAATCTTCGACCCAAAGCACGTGAAGGAGAGCAGTGAGACTCGGAGAAAACAGGTTGAGGCCCTGTTAGCATTGGTCCGCGAGTCCCGCGACGACGTAATCATCGCCGGCGATTTCAATGCAACACCGGATTCCCAAGATTACGCGCTGCTCACCTCAGTGCTCTCGGACTTGGCAATAGGGGACCATCGGAACGCTCCGACCATTCCGGCCACACTACCATTGCTGCGGATCGACTACATCATGGGCAAGGGCGAGTTTGTCTCAAAGTCGTACCGCGTATTGAATTGCACACTGTCGGATCACCGACCCGTCTTCGCGGAAGTCGACCTCCACCTGAATTAA
- a CDS encoding alpha/beta hydrolase, whose protein sequence is MSLIKHLTFISCWGLIFCACNRPPAGFYETKAVENVPYVTRDGQKLLVDLYLPTNAQGPRPAVVLFHGGGWTIGNRTMERDLARFLASMGYVGATAQYRLCGKNIHHPVPVQDALAAVKFLRSNAAEYGIDPERIAAGGESAGGHLALLLALARDHSIFKDDSFPGVSSEVSAAIDIYGPTDLAPAYKGGSWMVKWFLDSYLGGPPEKFAEVYKEAAPLTYARGDAPPVLIVHGDRDNMVGYQQHAEKLHKAIRDAGGRCQLVRVTGAGHGWGFDFTSNTSMRTLPAITQFLARVFPDN, encoded by the coding sequence GTGTCCCTCATCAAACACCTTACGTTCATTTCATGTTGGGGCCTGATTTTTTGCGCGTGCAATCGTCCGCCGGCGGGCTTCTATGAAACCAAAGCCGTCGAAAATGTTCCGTACGTTACGCGGGATGGACAGAAGCTGCTCGTGGATCTTTACCTGCCCACCAACGCCCAGGGTCCACGGCCCGCTGTGGTCCTCTTTCACGGCGGCGGATGGACCATTGGCAATCGGACCATGGAACGCGATTTGGCGAGATTCCTGGCGTCGATGGGCTATGTTGGCGCGACTGCGCAGTATCGACTATGCGGCAAGAACATACATCATCCCGTGCCCGTGCAGGATGCCCTCGCGGCCGTGAAGTTCCTTCGTTCGAATGCGGCAGAGTATGGGATCGACCCTGAGCGGATCGCCGCCGGGGGCGAATCCGCGGGCGGTCACCTCGCGCTCCTGCTCGCACTGGCCCGTGATCATTCCATCTTCAAGGACGATTCCTTTCCCGGAGTCTCTTCGGAAGTGTCCGCCGCCATCGACATCTATGGTCCGACGGATCTCGCGCCGGCCTACAAGGGCGGTTCATGGATGGTGAAGTGGTTCTTGGATTCTTATCTTGGCGGCCCGCCGGAGAAGTTCGCGGAAGTCTATAAAGAAGCCGCCCCACTGACCTACGCCCGCGGCGACGCGCCGCCGGTGTTAATCGTCCACGGCGATCGAGACAACATGGTCGGATATCAACAACATGCCGAGAAGCTGCACAAGGCGATTCGCGATGCCGGCGGCCGTTGCCAACTGGTTCGTGTCACCGGCGCCGGTCACGGTTGGGGTTTTGACTTTACGTCAAACACCTCCATGCGCACCTTGCCGGCGATTACGCAGTTTCTGGCCAGGGTGTTCCCGGACAATTAG
- a CDS encoding MATE family efflux transporter: MQTASIITADSLDAPSFRAELRKLLALAGPTVGAKLSHMALGFTDFVLVSWMGTEATAAISPCTLMLFIVLCLGMGCMSSVQTFVSQSCGRQEPHRAAPYVWQAFYVGFAFLVLTYPLILFQRSFWAWVGHPPAVQAMEIAYCDVAFWSMGLAIMCVGLEGFFNGIQRPLIEVISILVAIVFNALAGYGLIYGKFGCPKMGIAGAGVALVMAWSIRVIMMLVVFLSKPFHEKFKTRIAWRFNKARLKEILVMGGPIGIQWFLDVASWFVFIALMMAPFGTATLAAANIALQLMHLSFMPAVGIGVAVNSLVGHAIGARRPDLAERHARAGLAVMMTYMMATAIVYWQGGQWLMGLLSKDLEVIAAGTGILIWAAVFQAFDALSINYIFALRGAGDTKWPAIMVIVNCWVTFILGGKVMIWLFPSMGIHGPWMMCSLYIIFLGILLARRWRRGEWRKIELFKEPVPGPSHTILEADCAMDAATAAVAAPEARI; the protein is encoded by the coding sequence ATGCAAACGGCATCGATCATTACCGCAGACAGCCTCGACGCGCCCTCCTTCCGCGCCGAATTGCGCAAGTTGCTCGCACTGGCCGGGCCGACCGTGGGGGCCAAGCTCTCGCACATGGCGCTGGGCTTTACGGACTTCGTGCTTGTGTCGTGGATGGGCACGGAGGCGACGGCGGCGATCAGTCCCTGCACGCTCATGTTGTTCATCGTGCTATGTCTGGGGATGGGATGCATGAGCAGCGTACAGACCTTTGTCTCGCAGTCGTGCGGCCGACAGGAACCTCATCGTGCCGCGCCCTATGTCTGGCAGGCCTTTTATGTCGGATTCGCATTCCTCGTTCTGACCTACCCGCTCATCCTGTTTCAGCGGTCGTTCTGGGCCTGGGTCGGTCATCCGCCCGCAGTCCAGGCGATGGAGATCGCCTATTGCGACGTCGCCTTTTGGTCGATGGGACTGGCGATCATGTGCGTCGGGTTGGAAGGCTTCTTCAACGGAATCCAGCGGCCCCTGATAGAGGTGATTTCGATTCTCGTCGCCATCGTCTTCAACGCCCTCGCCGGCTATGGACTGATCTATGGCAAGTTCGGCTGCCCGAAAATGGGTATCGCCGGCGCGGGAGTCGCCTTGGTCATGGCCTGGTCCATCCGCGTCATTATGATGTTGGTGGTTTTTCTATCGAAGCCCTTCCACGAGAAGTTCAAAACTCGGATCGCCTGGCGCTTCAACAAGGCCCGCCTCAAGGAGATTCTGGTGATGGGCGGACCCATCGGAATCCAGTGGTTTCTCGATGTGGCGTCTTGGTTCGTTTTCATTGCGCTGATGATGGCCCCCTTTGGTACGGCGACCCTCGCCGCGGCCAATATTGCGTTGCAACTGATGCACCTGTCGTTCATGCCCGCCGTCGGCATCGGCGTCGCGGTCAATTCGCTCGTCGGTCACGCCATCGGCGCGCGGCGGCCGGATCTGGCGGAGCGCCACGCCCGCGCCGGTCTGGCCGTGATGATGACCTATATGATGGCGACGGCCATCGTGTACTGGCAGGGCGGCCAATGGCTCATGGGGCTCTTGTCCAAAGATCTTGAGGTGATCGCGGCTGGAACAGGGATTCTGATCTGGGCGGCCGTGTTTCAGGCCTTCGACGCCTTGAGCATCAATTACATCTTCGCCCTGCGCGGCGCGGGCGACACCAAGTGGCCGGCGATCATGGTGATCGTAAACTGCTGGGTGACGTTCATCCTCGGGGGAAAGGTCATGATATGGCTGTTCCCGTCGATGGGCATTCACGGTCCCTGGATGATGTGCAGCCTTTACATTATCTTCCTGGGAATCCTGCTGGCCCGGCGCTGGCGGCGCGGCGAGTGGAGGAAGATCGAGTTGTTCAAGGAGCCCGTCCCAGGCCCCAGTCATACGATCCTGGAAGCGGATTGCGCGATGGATGCCGCCACGGCGGCGGTGGCCGCGCCGGAGGCGCGGATATGA
- the ileS gene encoding isoleucine--tRNA ligase: MFKEVPSQFDFPKAEKEILAFWEVNNVYEKSLAQRKGAKPFVFFEGPPTANGLPHPGHCLTRAIKDLFPRYKTMTGHYCLRKGGWDTHGLPVEVEVCKELGIHTKEEIENYGVEAFNKKCLESVFRYTKEWEELTRRLGFWVNLEEAYVTYHQSYVESVWWSLKQLFDAGLLYQGHKIVWWWAQGGTALSSGEVGQGYREVDDPSVFVRFPVVIDERAKRAGIPEKTNLLVWTTTPWTLPSNTFAAVHKDFDYAVVHDDETGERLIFAAQLVEPIAKKVKKTEKWKIERTVKGSVLVGLSYRPPFDYYRKRPAHEIVPHAARGITLGDYKPALAAGGDDFACWRVLHADFVTLDSGSGLVHEAPAFGEVDFNLLMEERKRFKNPDSIPLLCAVAPNGAFTDDAPPYKGRWVKECDKDIVRDMKERGLLLHQEQYRHDYPFCWRAEEDPLIQYPRKSWFIRTTQFKDAMLENNQHINWLPEHIKEGRFGNFLKDNVDWSLSRERYWGTPLPIWVCEACGQMDAIDSYESLVSKSGVGGLEVWENAKKKDPSLSDHLKVHKPYIDEITFTCSKCSGGKMKRVSEVIDCWYDAGAMPFAQWGYPHKDAKMFADQYPADFISEALDQTRGWFYSLVAISTLLFGKNGIAKKNGQWPLPFRNCIVLGLLMGEDGLKMSKSKKNYKEPTYIFEHEGADAMRWLFFSGQTPWTSIRFQEAAIAEAQREFLIRLYNCYSFFVIYANIDKWTPDQSRDRKGAPSGAPSELDRWIRSELAACSIKVFDAMESYDNYTAARSLIGFVDALSNWYVRRSRDRFWRSGMDADKDSAYQTLYDCLVTTAKLIAPFTPFLAESLYQNLVRTHDAAAPESIHLCDYPILEATKADVARAVDPALNDEIEQVRQIVSCGRAARAATKLRVRQPLAKLEIYHRQAAALQKYESVIRDELNVKQIDWVKREQVDQYVNYELKPDFKKLGPKFGPQAPRIKAALAKHPNPNEIIRQLGETGSYSLALDGQQVELSTDELLVELHAKEGWAAERIPGQGILVLDTHLTPELQDEGLARDLVNQIQQVRKGLNLRYEQRIDLAIVGDADISRVVNKHASYIQHETLAQNLLNRPLAGTQPTPAEVEGRSVEIHVHPL, encoded by the coding sequence ATGTTCAAGGAAGTCCCCAGCCAATTCGATTTTCCCAAGGCCGAGAAGGAAATCCTCGCCTTTTGGGAGGTGAACAACGTTTACGAAAAGTCCCTTGCCCAGCGCAAAGGGGCCAAGCCCTTTGTGTTCTTCGAGGGGCCGCCGACCGCCAACGGCCTGCCGCACCCAGGTCACTGTCTGACACGGGCTATCAAGGATTTGTTCCCGCGCTACAAGACGATGACCGGGCACTACTGCCTGCGCAAGGGCGGCTGGGACACTCACGGCCTGCCGGTCGAGGTCGAGGTCTGCAAGGAACTGGGCATCCACACGAAGGAGGAGATTGAGAACTACGGTGTCGAGGCGTTCAACAAGAAGTGCCTGGAGAGCGTCTTTCGCTACACGAAGGAGTGGGAGGAACTGACGCGTCGCCTCGGGTTCTGGGTAAACCTCGAGGAGGCGTACGTCACCTATCACCAAAGCTACGTCGAGAGCGTGTGGTGGAGCCTGAAGCAGCTCTTCGACGCCGGGCTCCTGTATCAGGGGCACAAGATCGTGTGGTGGTGGGCGCAGGGTGGAACGGCGTTGTCATCGGGCGAGGTGGGGCAAGGGTATCGGGAGGTCGATGATCCGTCGGTGTTTGTGCGGTTCCCCGTCGTGATCGACGAGCGGGCGAAAAGAGCGGGCATCCCTGAAAAAACGAATCTGCTCGTTTGGACGACGACGCCTTGGACGCTTCCTTCAAACACCTTTGCGGCGGTGCACAAGGATTTCGATTACGCCGTGGTCCATGATGACGAAACGGGCGAGCGGCTGATCTTCGCGGCGCAACTCGTGGAGCCGATCGCAAAAAAAGTGAAAAAGACCGAAAAGTGGAAGATCGAACGGACAGTGAAGGGCTCTGTGCTAGTGGGCCTGAGCTACCGCCCGCCTTTCGATTATTATCGAAAGCGCCCTGCTCATGAGATCGTTCCGCACGCTGCGCGCGGCATCACCTTGGGCGATTACAAACCTGCATTGGCGGCTGGCGGGGACGATTTTGCCTGTTGGCGCGTACTGCACGCCGATTTCGTGACGCTCGATTCCGGCTCAGGCCTTGTTCACGAAGCCCCGGCCTTCGGCGAAGTCGACTTCAACTTGCTCATGGAAGAGCGAAAGCGATTCAAGAATCCGGACAGTATCCCGCTCCTGTGCGCGGTGGCTCCCAATGGCGCCTTCACCGACGATGCGCCTCCGTACAAGGGCCGCTGGGTCAAAGAGTGCGACAAAGACATCGTCCGCGACATGAAGGAGCGCGGGCTGCTCCTCCATCAGGAGCAATATCGCCACGACTATCCATTCTGCTGGCGGGCGGAGGAGGACCCGCTCATCCAATATCCCCGCAAGAGCTGGTTCATCCGCACGACTCAGTTCAAGGACGCCATGCTGGAAAACAATCAGCACATCAACTGGCTTCCGGAACACATCAAGGAAGGCCGCTTCGGGAACTTTCTCAAGGACAACGTCGATTGGTCGCTGTCCCGAGAGCGCTATTGGGGTACGCCGTTGCCGATCTGGGTCTGCGAGGCGTGCGGTCAAATGGACGCCATTGATTCATACGAGTCCCTGGTCAGCAAGTCCGGCGTCGGCGGGCTCGAAGTCTGGGAGAATGCGAAGAAGAAAGACCCGTCGCTCAGCGATCATCTGAAGGTCCACAAGCCCTACATCGACGAGATCACGTTCACGTGCTCCAAGTGCAGCGGGGGCAAAATGAAGCGCGTGTCCGAGGTCATCGACTGCTGGTACGACGCGGGGGCGATGCCTTTTGCGCAGTGGGGGTATCCCCACAAGGACGCGAAGATGTTCGCCGACCAGTATCCGGCGGATTTCATCAGCGAAGCCCTGGACCAGACCCGCGGCTGGTTCTATTCGCTGGTGGCGATCAGCACGCTGCTCTTCGGCAAGAACGGGATTGCGAAGAAGAACGGTCAGTGGCCGCTGCCCTTTCGCAACTGCATCGTCCTCGGCCTCCTAATGGGCGAAGACGGGCTCAAGATGTCCAAGAGCAAGAAAAATTACAAGGAGCCGACCTACATCTTCGAGCACGAAGGCGCCGACGCGATGCGCTGGCTCTTCTTCAGCGGCCAAACGCCGTGGACGAGCATCCGCTTCCAGGAAGCCGCGATCGCCGAAGCCCAGCGCGAATTCCTGATTCGCCTCTACAACTGCTATAGCTTCTTCGTGATCTACGCCAACATCGACAAGTGGACGCCGGATCAGAGCCGCGACCGTAAGGGAGCGCCGAGTGGCGCCCCATCGGAGCTGGATCGCTGGATCAGAAGCGAATTGGCCGCCTGCTCCATCAAGGTCTTCGACGCCATGGAATCCTACGACAACTACACCGCCGCCCGGTCGCTCATCGGCTTCGTCGATGCCCTCTCCAACTGGTACGTCCGCCGCAGTCGCGACCGCTTCTGGCGAAGCGGCATGGATGCGGACAAGGACAGTGCATATCAGACGCTCTACGATTGCCTGGTCACAACGGCGAAATTGATCGCCCCGTTCACGCCGTTCCTCGCGGAGAGCCTCTATCAGAACCTCGTCCGCACGCACGATGCGGCGGCCCCGGAAAGCATCCATCTTTGTGATTACCCGATTCTGGAGGCGACGAAGGCCGACGTCGCGCGAGCCGTCGATCCCGCGCTCAACGACGAAATCGAACAAGTCCGCCAGATCGTCTCCTGCGGTCGCGCCGCCCGTGCCGCCACCAAGCTCCGCGTTCGCCAGCCGCTCGCGAAGCTGGAAATCTACCATCGCCAGGCCGCCGCCCTGCAGAAATACGAGTCGGTCATCCGCGACGAACTGAACGTCAAGCAGATCGATTGGGTCAAGCGCGAGCAGGTGGACCAGTACGTGAATTACGAACTCAAGCCCGACTTCAAAAAGCTCGGCCCGAAGTTCGGCCCGCAGGCCCCCAGAATCAAGGCCGCGCTCGCCAAGCATCCGAACCCCAACGAGATCATCCGCCAACTCGGCGAGACCGGCAGCTACAGCCTCGCACTGGACGGTCAACAGGTCGAGCTTTCGACGGATGAGTTACTCGTCGAGCTGCATGCCAAGGAAGGCTGGGCCGCCGAGCGGATCCCTGGCCAGGGCATCCTCGTGCTCGATACGCATCTGACGCCGGAGTTGCAGGATGAAGGGCTGGCCCGCGACCTCGTCAACCAGATTCAGCAGGTCCGCAAGGGGCTGAACCTCCGCTACGAGCAGCGGATCGATTTGGCCATCGTCGGGGATGCGGACATCTCGCGCGTCGTCAACAAGCATGCGTCATACATCCAGCACGAGACGTTGGCGCAGAACCTTCTGAACCGACCGCTGGCCGGCACGCAACCAACGCCCGCGGAAGTCGAGGGCCGTTCCGTGGAGATTCACGTTCATCCGCTATGA
- a CDS encoding class I SAM-dependent methyltransferase: MSYTAKTADKFELYQHAVQSPEAEVYFFDKLYRQRYGKPATLFREDFCGTALISCEWAKWRRSNHAYGVDLCRETLAWGREHNIAKLTSHAAHRVHLVHQNVLHVIKPRVHVIGAFNYSYFIFRERRDLVQYFACVRRSLLPEGMFICDAYGGWESQEPMRERTRRRGFTYVWDQAAYNPVDDETLCHIHFEFPDGTRMRKAFTYHWRLWTLGGIQDAMRDAGFSATQVYWEGTEAKTGRGNGAFRAVKKAENCSAWNAYVVAMP, encoded by the coding sequence ATGAGTTACACCGCTAAGACCGCCGACAAGTTCGAGTTGTATCAACACGCCGTACAGTCCCCGGAGGCCGAGGTCTATTTCTTCGATAAGCTCTACCGCCAGCGCTACGGCAAGCCCGCGACGCTCTTTCGCGAGGATTTCTGCGGCACGGCCCTGATCTCCTGCGAGTGGGCGAAGTGGCGGCGGTCGAATCACGCGTACGGCGTCGACCTCTGCCGCGAGACGCTGGCCTGGGGCCGCGAGCACAACATCGCCAAGCTGACGTCGCACGCCGCCCACCGCGTGCACCTCGTCCACCAAAACGTCCTGCACGTCATCAAGCCGCGGGTCCATGTCATCGGCGCCTTCAACTACAGCTATTTCATCTTCCGCGAACGCCGCGACCTCGTGCAGTATTTTGCATGCGTTCGGCGCTCGCTCCTGCCCGAGGGGATGTTCATCTGCGACGCCTACGGCGGCTGGGAATCGCAGGAGCCCATGCGGGAACGTACGCGCCGCAGGGGGTTTACCTACGTCTGGGACCAGGCGGCCTACAATCCGGTGGACGACGAGACGCTCTGCCACATTCACTTCGAGTTCCCCGACGGGACGCGGATGCGCAAGGCCTTTACCTACCACTGGCGGCTGTGGACGCTGGGCGGAATCCAGGACGCGATGCGCGACGCCGGCTTCAGCGCCACGCAGGTCTATTGGGAGGGCACGGAGGCCAAAACCGGCCGCGGCAACGGGGCCTTCCGGGCGGTGAAGAAGGCGGAGAACTGCTCGGCGTGGAACGCGTATGTGGTGGCGATGCCTTAA
- a CDS encoding GNAT family N-acetyltransferase, with protein MSDMRLTTARLELVRVSPETARAAANDDRPRFGGLLNAVVAADWPHDLIDDALGPMADALERQPPTNGYTMWWVVLRDPRTLIGSVGLKSPPRDGRVDIGYGIVASHQRRGYAVEATNRLIALAFDDPATEKVVGETYAQLVPSIGVMIKCGFTQCAAGVVGFSGEENVVQFELTRQKWERQTCKATV; from the coding sequence ATGAGCGACATGCGTTTGACGACGGCCCGTTTGGAGTTGGTTCGCGTCTCGCCGGAGACGGCGCGCGCGGCGGCGAACGACGACCGGCCGAGATTCGGTGGGTTGCTGAATGCGGTGGTTGCCGCTGATTGGCCGCACGATCTTATCGACGACGCCCTTGGGCCGATGGCCGATGCGCTGGAGCGTCAACCGCCGACGAATGGATACACGATGTGGTGGGTCGTTCTGCGCGATCCGCGGACGTTGATCGGGTCGGTCGGCCTAAAGTCGCCGCCCAGGGACGGTCGCGTGGACATTGGATACGGGATCGTAGCCTCGCATCAACGGCGCGGTTACGCCGTCGAGGCGACGAATCGACTGATCGCCCTTGCTTTTGACGATCCGGCGACCGAGAAAGTGGTCGGTGAGACGTACGCCCAACTTGTTCCGTCGATCGGAGTCATGATCAAGTGTGGTTTTACTCAGTGCGCGGCGGGCGTTGTGGGATTCTCCGGCGAGGAGAACGTCGTGCAATTCGAACTGACTCGCCAAAAATGGGAGCGTCAAACCTGTAAGGCGACGGTATAA
- a CDS encoding alpha/beta fold hydrolase, which yields MADSSDHEISHPARPQRRHWPLWQRILARVLFFYAVWCAVLYFYQDRMLFPRDLTGPPLKRLFHSQTITLERDVAGVGKVVAWYIRPPDVPPTAKTPLAVFFHGNAELIDDQDAIIAGYHKHGVSVLLPEYRGYGRSAGTPSEEGIVSDAVYFYDKAIKRPDIDPTRVVIHGRSVGGGPAALLAEQRPPRALILESTFTSAASFAHKYFAPAFLAKSPFYVDRVVEALDVPILIFHGCNDVIVPVWHGRALRDLAKKGTYIEFSCDHNDFPGLDNDEKYWGQIDQFLRETGVTTIAPEWKMAPESSKTSEGSSANAASSGLRWRWIRKALATTAILYLGYASIMYFFQDAVLFPPLPASTSGIFPKNMERLDFDVPAGGQVEAWFAPAPDATADKPAPMVVFFHGQLELIDYHAVTVERLGLMGCSVLLPEYRGSGRSTATLDEAGLLEDAVRGYDAIVARPDVDRSRIAFMGRSLGGASAVALATKRLPKAMILEAAFANFPDLAPHYFIPSFMARFAFPTDRRLAGLDVPVLIAHGTDDWAVPISHARRLRDAARKPTYVEYPTGHVGFINDEGYWLDVAKFLNSVGVIDKLPT from the coding sequence ATGGCAGACTCCTCGGACCACGAAATATCGCACCCCGCGAGGCCCCAGCGTCGCCATTGGCCGCTCTGGCAGCGAATCCTCGCTCGCGTCCTCTTTTTTTACGCCGTCTGGTGCGCGGTCCTCTATTTCTATCAGGATCGGATGCTGTTCCCACGCGACCTGACCGGTCCGCCGCTCAAGCGGCTCTTTCACTCGCAGACGATCACACTCGAGCGCGACGTGGCAGGCGTGGGCAAGGTCGTCGCGTGGTACATCCGCCCGCCTGACGTCCCGCCGACAGCCAAAACGCCGCTGGCGGTCTTCTTTCATGGCAACGCCGAACTGATCGACGATCAGGACGCGATCATCGCGGGCTACCACAAGCACGGCGTCTCCGTCCTCCTCCCCGAATATCGTGGCTATGGCCGATCGGCGGGCACACCGAGTGAAGAGGGGATTGTCTCGGACGCGGTATATTTCTACGACAAAGCCATCAAGCGACCGGATATCGATCCTACGCGCGTCGTCATCCACGGCCGCTCTGTCGGTGGCGGCCCCGCGGCGCTTTTGGCCGAGCAGCGGCCGCCTCGCGCGTTGATCCTGGAATCGACCTTCACGAGCGCCGCTTCCTTCGCCCACAAGTACTTCGCTCCTGCCTTCCTCGCGAAGAGCCCCTTCTACGTGGACCGAGTTGTCGAAGCGCTCGACGTGCCGATCCTGATCTTTCACGGCTGTAACGACGTCATCGTCCCGGTCTGGCACGGCCGCGCGCTCCGCGATCTAGCCAAAAAGGGCACCTACATAGAGTTTTCCTGCGATCACAACGACTTTCCCGGCCTGGATAACGACGAAAAATATTGGGGCCAGATCGACCAATTCCTGCGTGAGACGGGCGTGACTACAATAGCGCCCGAGTGGAAGATGGCCCCGGAATCATCAAAGACATCGGAAGGTTCATCCGCGAACGCCGCATCGTCGGGTTTGCGATGGCGCTGGATACGGAAGGCACTCGCGACCACGGCCATACTCTATCTCGGCTATGCCTCAATCATGTATTTCTTTCAGGACGCGGTCCTGTTTCCGCCATTGCCGGCCTCGACTTCGGGAATTTTTCCGAAAAACATGGAGCGCCTGGACTTCGACGTTCCCGCCGGCGGACAGGTGGAGGCTTGGTTCGCACCCGCCCCGGATGCGACCGCTGATAAGCCCGCGCCCATGGTTGTTTTCTTTCACGGCCAGCTCGAATTGATCGACTACCACGCGGTCACCGTCGAACGGTTGGGCCTGATGGGCTGTTCCGTGCTCCTGCCGGAATATCGCGGTTCGGGCCGATCGACGGCGACGTTGGATGAGGCCGGTCTGCTCGAAGACGCCGTGAGGGGATACGACGCGATCGTCGCGCGTCCGGACGTCGATCGGTCGCGGATCGCGTTCATGGGCCGTTCGCTCGGAGGCGCGTCGGCGGTGGCGCTCGCAACGAAGCGGCTCCCCAAGGCGATGATCCTCGAGGCCGCGTTCGCGAATTTCCCTGACTTAGCGCCTCATTATTTCATCCCGTCGTTCATGGCGCGGTTCGCCTTCCCGACGGACAGGCGCCTGGCCGGCCTGGACGTGCCCGTGCTCATCGCCCACGGTACCGACGATTGGGCGGTGCCGATCTCGCACGCCCGTCGCCTGCGAGACGCGGCGCGCAAGCCGACGTACGTCGAATACCCCACGGGCCACGTCGGCTTCATTAACGACGAGGGCTATTGGCTGGACGTGGCAAAGTTCTTGAACTCCGTCGGCGTAATCGACAAACTGCCGACATGA
- a CDS encoding NifU family protein codes for MFKQVAEIIQQLRPAVQGDGGDLELVDVDDRGVVSVRLHGACIGCPSAAMTLKMGVEQTLKERLPKIKEVVCV; via the coding sequence TTGTTTAAACAGGTCGCCGAGATTATCCAGCAGCTTCGGCCCGCCGTGCAGGGCGACGGCGGCGATCTGGAACTGGTAGACGTGGACGATCGCGGAGTGGTCAGCGTCCGCCTTCACGGCGCCTGCATCGGCTGCCCATCGGCGGCGATGACGCTGAAGATGGGCGTGGAACAGACGCTCAAGGAACGCCTGCCGAAAATCAAGGAAGTAGTGTGTGTGTAG
- the purN gene encoding phosphoribosylglycinamide formyltransferase produces the protein MSRTSAPLRIAVLISGTGTGLQNLINRIADGRLRGVEIAIVISSRSTVEGVARAEAAGLPVEIIRSKDFPEIERFSDQIALTLDIYDVNLVVQAGWLCYWRLPSRWLGKVINIHPALLPKFGGKGFYGRHVHEAVLAAGETESGATVHWVDNEYDHGQIILQRKCPVVPGDTPDTLAVRVQAVERELLPEAIGRIRDGLRMKGYDFRDRV, from the coding sequence ATGAGTCGAACGTCGGCACCGTTGCGAATCGCCGTCCTGATTTCCGGCACCGGTACGGGCCTCCAGAATCTCATTAATCGCATCGCCGACGGCCGGCTGCGGGGAGTCGAGATCGCCATCGTTATCTCCTCGCGTTCGACGGTCGAGGGCGTCGCGCGGGCGGAGGCGGCGGGGCTGCCCGTCGAGATCATCCGTTCAAAGGACTTCCCCGAAATCGAACGCTTCAGCGACCAGATCGCTCTGACGCTGGATATCTATGACGTCAATCTCGTCGTGCAGGCCGGTTGGCTGTGTTATTGGCGTTTACCATCGCGCTGGCTGGGCAAGGTCATCAACATCCACCCGGCCCTGCTGCCCAAGTTCGGCGGCAAGGGTTTTTACGGGCGTCACGTCCACGAGGCCGTGCTGGCGGCGGGCGAGACCGAGAGCGGCGCGACCGTGCACTGGGTCGACAATGAGTACGATCACGGCCAGATCATCTTGCAACGAAAATGCCCCGTCGTCCCCGGCGATACGCCCGACACGCTGGCCGTACGCGTCCAGGCTGTCGAGCGCGAGCTGTTGCCGGAGGCCATCGGGCGAATCCGCGACGGTCTGCGGATGAAAGGCTACGACTTCAGGGATCGGGTGTAG